One Oncorhynchus nerka isolate Pitt River linkage group LG5, Oner_Uvic_2.0, whole genome shotgun sequence genomic window carries:
- the cenpu gene encoding centromere protein U isoform X1 has translation MSKKSQMAKMLKLVQYELVEKGPSKDTQKSKATDSHISPNVSTIEKASFLDECDTYGNPLHSTALEEDFSPNLAQNKEEVVKEGAAKRRWGPSKKVNSATPKRPTLSGRGQTKRRASKVVQPKGSQKKDVKPKARPQKEIAEGAGEEDLTEAQSGPAAPQKNAVRKKQDTEVDDSRSSGEEEEIEVSAPGSSPQPIHKKRRTSLSSENLTDEDISWNPIQNKAKPDDVRKHRKSSVERGSRGPRGSSLGTRGKSSSGSAGPSKRDQQKRRNVKNPTDLDVVLDSFLEFVSEYMDAVESNAVLQAIDALSSSFEDQLTEKINASKELKFLKRDNAKMNAAINRKRARLLEAKNELIRSEAQLRALQKDQSRLEQRLTDIRKGTTFLKDLGHLHKSYLDHRIAHPNQAEEYGPSSLPALLLEARDVLATEDQLKTVNERLQQALDRVAHNK, from the exons ATGAG TAAGAAAAGCCAAATGGCGAAGATGCTCAAACTTGTGCAATACGAGCTTGTTGAG AAGGGTCCATCAAAAGATACACAGAAATCTAAAGCAACGGACAGTCATATTTCCCCAAATGTTTCTACCATTGAGAAAGCCAGTTTCCTTGATGAGTGCGATACTTATG GTAACCCACTGCACAGCACTGCCCTTGAGGAAGATTTCAGCCCAAACTTGGCTCAAAACAAAGAGGAAGTGGTGAAGGAGGGGGCAGCTAAGAGAAGATGGGGCCCATCCAAAAAGGTTAATAGTGCGACCCCAAAAAGACCCACACTGTCTGGGAGAGGTCAGACCAAACGGAGAGCTAGCAAAGTCGTCCAGCCAAAGGGATCTCAAAAGAAAGATGTCAAACCAAAAGCCAG GCCCCAAAAAGAGATTGCAGAAGGGGCAGGTGAAGAGGATTTAACAGAAGCTCAGAGCGGGCCTGCTGCACCACAGAAAAACGCAGTCAGAAAGAAACAGGACACAGAAGTGGATGACTCG AGGTCATCGGGCGAGGAGGAGGAAATTGAGGTGTCTGCTCCGGGCTCCAGTCCTCAACCTATTCATAAGAAACGTAGAACATCCCTGTCTTCAGAGAATCTGACGGATGAGGATATTAGTTGG AATCCAATTCAGAACAAGGCCAAACCAGACGATGTGCGAAAGCACAGGAAGTCCTCAGTTGAGAGGGGTTCGCGGGGTCCGAGGGGGAGTTCGCTGGGTACGAGGGGGAAGTCCTCCTCAG GAAGTGCTGGTCCTTCCAAAAGAGACCAGCAGAAACGAAGGAATGTAAAAAATCCCACTGATCTTGATGTGGTGTTGGACTCATTTTTGGAATTCGTGTCAGAGTATAT GGATGCTGTGGAATCTAATGCAGTATTGCAGGCTATAGATGCTCTCTCAAGCTCTTTTGAAGATCAACTCACAGAGAAG ATAAATGCTTCAAAGGAGCTAAAATTCCTGAAAAGGGACAACGCAAAG ATGAATGCTGCCATTAACCGTAAGAGAGCCAGGCTGCTCGAGGCCAAAAATGAACTTATACG GAGTGAGGCCCAATTGAGGGCCCTGCAGAAGGACCAGTCTCGACTTGAGCAGAGGCTAACAGACATACGGAAGGGAACCACTTTCTTGAAGGATCTGGGTCACCTGCACAAGAGCTACCTGGACCATAGAATAGCCCACCCTAACCAGGCAGAGGAG TATGGCCCCTCCAGTCTACCAGCTCTTCTCCTGGAGGCCCGTGATGTGCTGGCGACTGAAGATCAGCTGAAGACTGTCAACGAGAGGCTGCAACAGGCTCTGGACAGAGTGGCTCACAACAAGTGA
- the cenpu gene encoding centromere protein U isoform X2, with protein sequence MAKMLKLVQYELVEKGPSKDTQKSKATDSHISPNVSTIEKASFLDECDTYGNPLHSTALEEDFSPNLAQNKEEVVKEGAAKRRWGPSKKVNSATPKRPTLSGRGQTKRRASKVVQPKGSQKKDVKPKARPQKEIAEGAGEEDLTEAQSGPAAPQKNAVRKKQDTEVDDSRSSGEEEEIEVSAPGSSPQPIHKKRRTSLSSENLTDEDISWNPIQNKAKPDDVRKHRKSSVERGSRGPRGSSLGTRGKSSSGSAGPSKRDQQKRRNVKNPTDLDVVLDSFLEFVSEYMDAVESNAVLQAIDALSSSFEDQLTEKINASKELKFLKRDNAKMNAAINRKRARLLEAKNELIRSEAQLRALQKDQSRLEQRLTDIRKGTTFLKDLGHLHKSYLDHRIAHPNQAEEYGPSSLPALLLEARDVLATEDQLKTVNERLQQALDRVAHNK encoded by the exons ATGGCGAAGATGCTCAAACTTGTGCAATACGAGCTTGTTGAG AAGGGTCCATCAAAAGATACACAGAAATCTAAAGCAACGGACAGTCATATTTCCCCAAATGTTTCTACCATTGAGAAAGCCAGTTTCCTTGATGAGTGCGATACTTATG GTAACCCACTGCACAGCACTGCCCTTGAGGAAGATTTCAGCCCAAACTTGGCTCAAAACAAAGAGGAAGTGGTGAAGGAGGGGGCAGCTAAGAGAAGATGGGGCCCATCCAAAAAGGTTAATAGTGCGACCCCAAAAAGACCCACACTGTCTGGGAGAGGTCAGACCAAACGGAGAGCTAGCAAAGTCGTCCAGCCAAAGGGATCTCAAAAGAAAGATGTCAAACCAAAAGCCAG GCCCCAAAAAGAGATTGCAGAAGGGGCAGGTGAAGAGGATTTAACAGAAGCTCAGAGCGGGCCTGCTGCACCACAGAAAAACGCAGTCAGAAAGAAACAGGACACAGAAGTGGATGACTCG AGGTCATCGGGCGAGGAGGAGGAAATTGAGGTGTCTGCTCCGGGCTCCAGTCCTCAACCTATTCATAAGAAACGTAGAACATCCCTGTCTTCAGAGAATCTGACGGATGAGGATATTAGTTGG AATCCAATTCAGAACAAGGCCAAACCAGACGATGTGCGAAAGCACAGGAAGTCCTCAGTTGAGAGGGGTTCGCGGGGTCCGAGGGGGAGTTCGCTGGGTACGAGGGGGAAGTCCTCCTCAG GAAGTGCTGGTCCTTCCAAAAGAGACCAGCAGAAACGAAGGAATGTAAAAAATCCCACTGATCTTGATGTGGTGTTGGACTCATTTTTGGAATTCGTGTCAGAGTATAT GGATGCTGTGGAATCTAATGCAGTATTGCAGGCTATAGATGCTCTCTCAAGCTCTTTTGAAGATCAACTCACAGAGAAG ATAAATGCTTCAAAGGAGCTAAAATTCCTGAAAAGGGACAACGCAAAG ATGAATGCTGCCATTAACCGTAAGAGAGCCAGGCTGCTCGAGGCCAAAAATGAACTTATACG GAGTGAGGCCCAATTGAGGGCCCTGCAGAAGGACCAGTCTCGACTTGAGCAGAGGCTAACAGACATACGGAAGGGAACCACTTTCTTGAAGGATCTGGGTCACCTGCACAAGAGCTACCTGGACCATAGAATAGCCCACCCTAACCAGGCAGAGGAG TATGGCCCCTCCAGTCTACCAGCTCTTCTCCTGGAGGCCCGTGATGTGCTGGCGACTGAAGATCAGCTGAAGACTGTCAACGAGAGGCTGCAACAGGCTCTGGACAGAGTGGCTCACAACAAGTGA
- the cenpu gene encoding centromere protein U isoform X3, protein MSKKSQMAKMLKLVQYELVEKGPSKDTQKSKATDSHISPNVSTIEKASFLDECDTYGNPLHSTALEEDFSPNLAQNKEEVVKEGAAKRRWGPSKKVNSATPKRPTLSGRGQTKRRASKVVQPKGSQKKDVKPKARPQKEIAEGAGEEDLTEAQSGPAAPQKNAVRKKQDTEVDDSRSSGEEEEIEVSAPGSSPQPIHKKRRTSLSSENLTDEDISWNPIQNKAKPDDVRKHRKSSVERGSRGPRGSSLGTRGKSSSGSAGPSKRDQQKRRNVKNPTDLDVVLDSFLEFVSEYMDAVESNAVLQAIDALSSSFEDQLTEKMNAAINRKRARLLEAKNELIRSEAQLRALQKDQSRLEQRLTDIRKGTTFLKDLGHLHKSYLDHRIAHPNQAEEYGPSSLPALLLEARDVLATEDQLKTVNERLQQALDRVAHNK, encoded by the exons ATGAG TAAGAAAAGCCAAATGGCGAAGATGCTCAAACTTGTGCAATACGAGCTTGTTGAG AAGGGTCCATCAAAAGATACACAGAAATCTAAAGCAACGGACAGTCATATTTCCCCAAATGTTTCTACCATTGAGAAAGCCAGTTTCCTTGATGAGTGCGATACTTATG GTAACCCACTGCACAGCACTGCCCTTGAGGAAGATTTCAGCCCAAACTTGGCTCAAAACAAAGAGGAAGTGGTGAAGGAGGGGGCAGCTAAGAGAAGATGGGGCCCATCCAAAAAGGTTAATAGTGCGACCCCAAAAAGACCCACACTGTCTGGGAGAGGTCAGACCAAACGGAGAGCTAGCAAAGTCGTCCAGCCAAAGGGATCTCAAAAGAAAGATGTCAAACCAAAAGCCAG GCCCCAAAAAGAGATTGCAGAAGGGGCAGGTGAAGAGGATTTAACAGAAGCTCAGAGCGGGCCTGCTGCACCACAGAAAAACGCAGTCAGAAAGAAACAGGACACAGAAGTGGATGACTCG AGGTCATCGGGCGAGGAGGAGGAAATTGAGGTGTCTGCTCCGGGCTCCAGTCCTCAACCTATTCATAAGAAACGTAGAACATCCCTGTCTTCAGAGAATCTGACGGATGAGGATATTAGTTGG AATCCAATTCAGAACAAGGCCAAACCAGACGATGTGCGAAAGCACAGGAAGTCCTCAGTTGAGAGGGGTTCGCGGGGTCCGAGGGGGAGTTCGCTGGGTACGAGGGGGAAGTCCTCCTCAG GAAGTGCTGGTCCTTCCAAAAGAGACCAGCAGAAACGAAGGAATGTAAAAAATCCCACTGATCTTGATGTGGTGTTGGACTCATTTTTGGAATTCGTGTCAGAGTATAT GGATGCTGTGGAATCTAATGCAGTATTGCAGGCTATAGATGCTCTCTCAAGCTCTTTTGAAGATCAACTCACAGAGAAG ATGAATGCTGCCATTAACCGTAAGAGAGCCAGGCTGCTCGAGGCCAAAAATGAACTTATACG GAGTGAGGCCCAATTGAGGGCCCTGCAGAAGGACCAGTCTCGACTTGAGCAGAGGCTAACAGACATACGGAAGGGAACCACTTTCTTGAAGGATCTGGGTCACCTGCACAAGAGCTACCTGGACCATAGAATAGCCCACCCTAACCAGGCAGAGGAG TATGGCCCCTCCAGTCTACCAGCTCTTCTCCTGGAGGCCCGTGATGTGCTGGCGACTGAAGATCAGCTGAAGACTGTCAACGAGAGGCTGCAACAGGCTCTGGACAGAGTGGCTCACAACAAGTGA